Proteins encoded together in one Psilocybe cubensis strain MGC-MH-2018 chromosome 8, whole genome shotgun sequence window:
- a CDS encoding Transcriptional repressor rco-1, with product MSAQIYNLAAPRTTHIITAPSPAPRTPHPRLAPSAHPHVQRRAPILILILLLLLVPRSTVQCRTPSCLLPPNSRLLICTTLPLSPCSDGVGVGVGVTVLVLTYRCAGMSAAVGRWGRAEEGGKRGVDGRAGVGGCVCKRGQEGVRRRRMDGWMHRTLQPTGPAGPGGPPPPNQSPASNPNSNPNANPNANPNAPNTNANNPSAGPGGPPPHPMTPQQQGMGVPMMVDRDRERDRERERERERDVRDVRDVRDVREREMREREMRDAREMRDMRDVREMRDARDMRDMRDVRDVRDVRDVRDMGRGDMRDMRDVRDVRDPRDVRDPRDVRDMRDMIARDMRDLGRDLGREREREREMGRDGREREMVVREREREREREREREREREQLVREREREMGVGRAERDRERDREREMVIGRGDREREMGPGDVGVGRQLELINRGRDMGGVGVGVGMGGPAGAGAGGGAVPLSLVGGGGGGGINIGAPGGGVNVVGPAGRGGAVVGAGVGVGPGDREREREREREQLARERDMMVRERDVQREREREREREREREQRAPVGGGPGGPPPPGVGVGVPVLGVGGVGVGVPVGGIAPGGVIGGVVPGHHPGLSVGVGMGPGGVGVAPGAGPANAVGPGAGVGVVGVGAPLPPQQQQQQQQQQQPQPPGVGVGVGGMPRSRLDEPLDAIRAEFELLTQEMVSLRAQRDEYESKIASQVNELNIIRQSLYDLESQHGKIRAHFEEEVARARAEGRAAAAAAAAAAANANANASGSGGQQPPGGGGGGGAGGGGGGAQQGGIASLASMNGNGIPGQQLGPGGPPPQGPGAGGAGGGGGGGPVVGPGGQATMGPGGMLSGSNAPVGMYGEPYYGGGGAGRERDIAHREMREREMREREMREREMRERERMVGLERERERGMSLSERDRERDRDVRMGAPPGERERERERERERERERERDNRMMVDRDRAPDPRDTKRPKIEGARLKDHFSPGHTPKLPPPPSAGASSSSASAAGGGVGLMHPGAPPPQGAGPGQYPGMDNSLGLIPTNPSSAAAAGGVGAGGAGSLSFPDDLDIHNVPADMKKEGSDWFAVFNPSPKVKRVLDVQLVHTLMHESVVCCVRFSADGKYLATGCNRTAQIYDTKTGMKTCVLIDDAAGKSGDLYIRSVCFSPDGKYLATGAEDKQIRIWDIAKKRIRNVFDGHQQEIYSLDFSHDGRLIVSGSGDKTARIWDMHDGSSKVLTINDPDSLNNDAGVTSVAISPDGRWVAAGSLDTVVRIWDVASGVLVERLRGHRDSVYSVAFTPDGKGLVSGSLDKTLKYWDVSGLGKGVGGGGAGGRKESPSPRKDEKPVIGTPGGGGSGANAAGTSSSSASGSGSASTSTAVVPANNAGTSTSTSTSTSNTSNPSTSTSTSTSASACTMNFTGHKDYVLSVAVSHDGQWVVSGSKDRGVQFWDAHTAVVQCMLQGHKNSVISIDLSPAGNWLATGSGDWQARIWSYSTIA from the exons ATGTCCGCGCAGATATATAAT CTTGCCGCACCACGCACCACGCACATCATCACTGCCCCCAGCCCCGCGCCACGTACCCCGCACCCTCGTCTCGCACCCTCCGCACATCCGCACGTCCAGCGCCGAGCgcccatcctcatcctcatcctcctcctcctcctcgttcCGCGCAGTACAGTGCAGTGCAGGACGCCGTCCTGCCTCCTGCCTCCTAACTCGCGCCTTCTGATTTGCACCACCTTACCCCTCTCGCCGTGCTCTGatggtgtcggtgtcggtgtcggtgttaCCGTGCTGGTGCTGACGTACCGGTGTGCTGGCATGTCGGCGGCGGTTGGTCGGTGGGGCCGGGCGGAAGAAGGGGGCAAGAGGGGCGTGGACGGGCGGGCGGGTGTGGGCGGGTGCGTGTGCAAGAGGGGTCAGGAGGGAGTCAGGAGAAGacggatggatggatggatg CACCGCACACTCCAGCCAACAGGCCCCGCAGGCCCCGGAGGCCCTCCACCACCGAACCAATCCCCCGCATCAAACCCAAACTCAAACCCCAACGCCAACCCAAACGCCAACCCAAACGCGCCCAACACCAACGCCAATAATCCCAGCGCAGGCCCCGGCGGACCGCCGCCCCATCCGATGACGCCGCAGCAGCAGGGCATGGGTGTGCCTATGATGGTCGATAGGGATCGTGAGCGTGATCGTGAGCGTGAGCGTGAGCGTGAGCGGGACGTGAGGGACGTCCGCGATGTGCGCGATGTGCGAGAAAGAGAGatgagagaaagagagatgaGAGACGCGCGCGAGATGCGGGATATGCGGGACGTCAGAGAGATGCGGGACGCGCGGGATATGCGGGATATGCGGGATGTGAGAGATGTGCGGGATGTGAGAGATGTGCGGGATATGGGACGAGGCGATATGCGCGATATGCGCGATGTACGGGACGTGCGGGACCCGAGGGATGTGCGGGACCCCAGGGATGTGAGAGATATGCGGGATATGATTGCGCGGGATATGAGGGATTTGGGCAGGGATTTAGGGAGGGAACGCGAGCGCGAGAGGGAGATGGGCAGGGatgggagggagagggagatggTCGTTAGAGAGcgtgagcgcgagcgcgagcgggagagggagcgggagagggagagagaacAGCTTGTGAGAGAGCGCGAGCGGGAGATGGGTGTTGGGCGCGCCGAGCGCGACCGCGAGCGAGACCGCGAGCGCGAGATGGTGATTGGTAGAGGCGACCGCGAGCGCGAGATGGGGCCTGGTGATGTGGGCGTTGGCAGGCAGCTCGAGCTGATCAACCGCGGGCGCGACATGGGCGGTGTTGGCGTCGGCGTGGGGATGGGCGGGCCGGCTGGTGCGGGCGCTGGAGGGGGCGCGGTACCGCTCAGTcttgttggtggtggtgggggtggtgggATTAACATTGGTGCGCCGGGGGGCGGGGTGAATGTGGTTGGGCCTGCGGGGCGCGGCGGGGCTGTTGtaggtgcgggtgtgggtgttggGCCGGGCGATAGGGAAAGAGAGAGGGAACGCGAGAGGGAGCAGTTGGCGCGGGAGAGGGATATGATGGTCCGCGAGCGTGATGTCCAGCGCGAACGCGAGCGGGAAcgcgagagggagagggagagagagcagCGCGCGCCGGTGGGCGGAGGACCCGGCGGTCCGCCGCCGCCTGGTGTTGGTGTAGGCGTGCCAGTCCTCGGCGTCGGCGGCGTTGGAGTTGGCGTGCCTGTGGGCGGTATCGCGCCAGGTGGTGTTATAGGCGGCGTTGTACCGGGCCATCACCCCGGGCTGAGTGTAGGTGTCGGTATGGGGCCTGGGGGCGTGGGCGTTGCGCCTGGCGCGGGGCCGGCGAATGCTGTCGGCCCCGgcgcgggtgtgggtgttgtgggtgtgggtgcgcCGTTGCcgccacagcagcagcagcaacagcaacagcaacagcagccgCAGCCACCTGGTGTAGGCGTGGGCGTGGGGGGTATGCCACGCTCGAGGCTTGACGAGCCGCTTGATGCGATTAGAGCAGAGTTTGAGTTGTTGACGCAGGAAATGGTTTCGTTGCGTGCGCAGCGGGACGAATATGAGTCAAAGA tCGCTTCGCAAGTCAACGAGCTCAATATCATCCGTCAATCGCTCTACGACCTCGAATCGCAACACGGCAAGATCCGCGCGCATTTCGAAGAAGAAGTCGCGCGTGCGAGGGCGGAGGGGCGGGctgcggcagcggcagccgcagccgccgccgccaacgccaacgccaacgcatCTGGGAGCGGCGGGCAGCAGCCACCCggcggtggaggtggtggtggtgcaggaggaggaggaggaggggcgCAGCAGGGGGGTATTGCGTCGCTTGCTTCTATGAATGGCAATGGGATTCCGGGGCAGCAGCTTGGACCTGGTGGGCCGCCGCCTCAGGGTCCTGGTGCCGGaggtgcaggaggaggaggagggggaggaccGGTTGTGGGACCTGGAGGACAAGCGACGATGGGACCTGGCGGCATGCTCAGCGGGTCCAATGCGCCTGTGGGCATGTACGGCGAGCCGTAttatggtggtggtggcgcgGGGCGCGAGAGGGATATTGCGCATAGAGAgatgagagagagggagatgAGGGAACGGGAGATGAGGGAACGGGAGATGAGGGAGCGGGAGAGGATGGTGGGtttggagagggagagggagaggggcATGTCGCTTTCCGAGCGCGATAGGGAGAGAGATCGTGATGTGCGCATGGGCGCGCCTCCAGGCGaacgcgagcgcgagcgtgaaAGAGagcgcgaacgcgaacgagAAAGAGAGCGCGACAATAGAATGATGGTCGACAGAGACCGCGCCCCCGACCCTCGCGACACCAAACGACCCAAGATCGAAGGGGCGCGGCTTAAAGACCATTTCAGTCCGGGGCATACACCCAAACTCCCGCCGCCGCCTAGCGCTGGggcctcctcctcttccgcctccgccgctggtggtggtgtagGGCTTATGCATCCTGGcgcgccgccgccgcagGGTGCTGGACCGGGTCAGTACCCCGGCATGGACAACTCGCTGGGTCTCATTCCCACTAACCCCTCctccgctgctgctgctgggggtgtgggagcaggaggagcgggaAGCCTAAGTTTCCCGGATGATCTGGACATCCACAATGTCCCTGCTGATatgaagaaggaaggaagcGATTGGTTCGCGGTGTTTAATCCTAGTCCGAAAGTGAAGAGAGTGTTGGATGTGCAGTTGGTTCATACGCTTATGCATGAGAG TGTGGTATGCTGTGTACGCTTCTCAGCAGATGGAAAATATCTCGCGACGGGGTGTAACAGGACTGCGCAGATTTATGATACGAAGACTGGAATGAAAACTTG tgTGCTGATAGACGATGCAGCTGGAAAATCGGGCGACCTGTACATCCGCAGTGTGTGCTTCAGTCCTGATGGCAAATACCTCGCGACAGGCGCAGAGGATAAACAAATCAGA ATCTGGGACATCGCGAAAAAACGCATCCGCAACGTGTTCGACGGGCACCAACAAGAAATCTACTCGCTCGACTTTTCACATGACGGCCGGCTGATCGTCTCAGGCTCCGGCGACAAAACAGCGCGGATCTGGGACATGCACGACGGGTCCTCGAAAGTCCTGACCATCAACGACCCCGACTCGCTGAACAACGATGCTGGAGTGACATCCGTCGCCATATCACCCGACGGGCGCTGGGTCGCGGCGGGGAGTCTGGATACGGTGGTGAGGATTTGGGATGTGGCGAGTGGCGTGCTGGTGGAAAGGTTGAGGGGCCATAGGGATAGTGTGTATAGTGTTGCGTTTACGCCGGATGGGAAGGGGCTGGTTAGTGGGAGTTTGGATAAGACGTTGAAGTATTGGGATGTTAGTGGGCTTGGGAAGGGGGTGGGCGGAGGGGGTGCGGGAGGGAGGAAGGAGTCCCCGAGCCCGAGGAAGGATGAGAAGCCTGTCATTGGGACGCCTGGGGGTGGCGGCTCTGGTGCGAACGCTGCTGGcacatcatcgtcatccgcGTCCGGCTCCGGCTCCGCGTCCACCTCCACAGCCGTAGTCCCCGCCAACAACGCCggcacatccacatccacgtccacgtccacatccaacacctccaacccaagcacaagcacaagcacaagcacaagcgcAAGCGCATGCACAATGAACTTCACCGGCCACAAAGACTACGTCCTCTCCGTCGCCGTCTCGCACGACGGCCAATGGGTCGTCTCGGGCTCCAAAGACCGCGGCGTCCAGTTCTGGGATGCACACACCGCGGTTGTGCAGTGTATGTTGCAGGGCCATAAGAATTCGGTTATTAGTATTGATTTGAGTCCCGCGGGGAATTGGCTCGCGACGGGGAGTGGGGATTGGCAGGCTAGGATTT GGAGCTACAGCACGATTGCTTGA